The following are encoded in a window of Pseudomonas graminis genomic DNA:
- a CDS encoding curlin-associated protein, which translates to MERNAKGFAWVAAALLLTGTLAQAQAQDLVREARYADITVGNSVATILQIGAYNQARVDQSGARLNQAVSQTGSRNQAVVNQSGVNNAVTAQQNGTANTAQVSQSGTNNQTGVTQHGTDNAASVVQTGAYNQAFVGQYGQANQASVTQAGFGGAVSIKQFGDNMKASATQR; encoded by the coding sequence ATGGAACGCAACGCTAAAGGATTCGCCTGGGTCGCCGCCGCACTGCTGCTCACCGGCACGCTTGCCCAGGCACAGGCCCAGGATCTGGTGCGCGAGGCACGCTATGCGGACATCACTGTCGGCAACAGCGTCGCCACCATCTTGCAGATCGGCGCCTACAACCAGGCGCGCGTCGATCAAAGCGGGGCCCGACTGAATCAGGCCGTGAGTCAGACCGGCAGTCGCAACCAGGCGGTGGTCAACCAGAGCGGGGTGAACAACGCGGTCACCGCGCAGCAGAACGGCACGGCGAACACCGCGCAGGTCAGCCAATCGGGCACCAACAACCAGACCGGCGTGACGCAGCACGGCACTGACAACGCCGCGAGCGTGGTGCAGACCGGCGCCTACAATCAGGCCTTCGTCGGGCAATACGGTCAGGCCAACCAGGCCAGCGTCACTCAGGCCGGATTCGGCGGTGCCGTGTCCATCAAGCAGTTCGGCGACAACATGAAAGCCAGCGCGACCCAACGGTGA